Proteins from a genomic interval of Neodiprion lecontei isolate iyNeoLeco1 chromosome 2, iyNeoLeco1.1, whole genome shotgun sequence:
- the LOC107224113 gene encoding rhythmically expressed gene 2 protein: MNAIRPRLVTFDVTGTLLMTGLEVHYSEVGLRYGISVDPGKLAGSFKQNFNKLAADHPVFGKHTGLGWENWWRTIVYNVFREQNEHTCEKALEKVASTLIECYSTNECWHKYPDTLNILDYLKKKNVVLGVISNFDARLESVLVSTELRPYFSFVLSSYDLGTEKPDPLIFEEALKITKRYCDRSVLPHEAVHIGDTYDKDYLGAKNAKWNAILIKRDDKKPTDNTKVPHRDVYRSLNDLKIHFDKVFRYEMTESP; the protein is encoded by the coding sequence ATGAACGCTATACGACCGCGTTTAGTCACGTTTGACGTGACGGGAACTCTGCTGATGACGGGGTTGGAGGTTCACTACTCGGAAGTGGGATTGAGATACGGGATTTCGGTGGACCCTGGGAAATTGGCGGGAAGTTTTAAACAGAACTTTAACAAACTGGCGGCGGATCATCCGGTGTTTGGAAAGCACACGGGACTCGGATGGGAGAATTGGTGGCGAACCATAGTGTACAACGTTTTCCGAGAGCAAAACGAGCACACTTGCGAAAAGGCCCTCGAAAAGGTGGCGAGCACCCTGATCGAATGTTATAGTACGAATGAATGCTGGCACAAGTATCCCGACACGCTAAATATACTCGATTacttgaaaaagaagaatgtcGTACTCGGTGTCATATCAAACTTTGATGCTCGTCTAGAGTCTGTACTCGTCAGCACCGAATTGCGCCCGTATTTCTCTTTCGTTTTGTCCTCGTACGACCTTGGAACCGAAAAGCCCGATCCATTGATATTTGAAGAGGctctaaaaataacgaaacgtTATTGCGATAGATCGGTTCTACCCCATGAAGCCGTACACATCGGAGATACGTACGACAAGGATTATCTCGGTGCCAAAAATGCCAAATGGAACGCCATACTGATCAAACGTGATGACAAAAAGCCAACCGATAACACGAAAGTACCTCATCGCGACGTTTACCGCAGTCTCAACGACCTCAAAATCCATTTCGACAAAGTCTTTCGTTACGAGATGACGGAATCGCCTTAG